Part of the Penicillium digitatum chromosome 4, complete sequence genome is shown below.
CATTCGGTGGGGTCGAGATCTGACTTGGCATCATGCGCGTGGATAGGTATCCGCATGGCAGGGATGGAGTGGCTTGGCACCCTGGTAGGGGTCAATGGGGCCACGATTGTGcgtggagagagagggggaGATGTGGGTGGTGTAGTGTTGGAAGACATCGAGGACATTGAAGGGAGTGATGCTGAGAGTGGTTTGCGGGAGTCTTTGCGGCGGCAACTATATAGATGAATGGACATGATGAGTATTCAAGTACGAATATATGATGCAGGTTCCACACCCAATAAATTTTCGATAGGGGAGGGCATCAATGGCTCTAAATATAGACCGAGGGGGGTACCACATACCTTTCGCTACAATATAACAAAGTGTTGTTGGGGACAGTGATTTGGTTCTCACACATGGCGCTGGAATTGGGTCAGCTTTATGTCCATTGAAGAACAGATCGGTGTATGGAACACAAATGACGGCAACAGGTATgtgagggaaaaaaaaaacccctgcAGGATTCAGAGATAAGGGCTTTGGAGTTAAAACACATACCAAAAGTTCAAGAAACTGGCCATGTCAAACTCGATATCGTCCGTAGACGTCGACGGCTTGCTCGCTCCCTTTTGTCCCGAGCCCAATTTAGAGATTAACACGTTGGCACCGGATGTCCCTCGTCGATGTAAAGCTGGACGAGTAGACTTGGACTTAGAGGCATGGGGAGAGGAAGGGGAACGGCGTTGAAAGGGGGCTGTTTGAGTCATGGGTGGCGGTGAAAGACTTTCAAATGCCTCACTTTCTTATCAAAAAGACTCTATCGCCGAGACTGGAGCCCAGACTGGAGCAAGTGTGGAGCACAAGGACCCCTGGGGGAGCACAGACTGAGGGATTTGTGTCGAAAGTCTTGATTCCACCTAGAATGTGCCGAGTCGGTACAATTGAGAATCCaaatgcttttttttttttaaacaaaaagaggaagaaacaCCGGAATATGTATATTTGAGAAACgtgaagaaaagaaatgcTGATAAGGTATTAATTAGCATCTgacacacacacacacacactcGAGGGCTCGGATGTTGATGCAAGGCTATCTTTAGCCTGTGAGTGGGGAGAGATAAGAGGACAGATAAGGCCATACCAACGGTGAAATTTCTagtttccaaaaaaaaatctgtGAAGAATCTCTGAAACTAGAGGTAGTAAAAGTGGGGGACACAAAAAGAATCAACGGGATGAATTGGATGATAATAAATACAAAAGGGAAAAGCCCTGAGAGACGAAAGAGAAACGTGCTGATGCGGTAGGATGAGACGATCACGTCTAGACTTTTGGTAACCAAACTCGATCATGTATCTGAGAAGTCACTTTTGGCTGTCTCCAACCGGTAAAATGTACTTGTCAAATACTACCCGGGTCCCCGGGTACTTGCCCCAACACGCaatcctccccccccccccccgatcTAGACCAGCTGAGTCACAAGTGACGAGCATCTTCAGGGCCACAAGTCGGTCTTAATATTTCTTGGTATGGCGTTCTGTTTCTCATCGGATCTGTCATTGAAGGATACTTCGTCATTTGCgaccttttctcttttcctaCGTCTGAATCGCACAGATGTCGACTTCCAAGTATATGCATGCAGTGGTGACCATATCTCCGGAGGGGATCGGATCTGGCGTGATCGATAGACACCATTCCTCACAATCCAGATACATTTTGTTCAACATACCATATACCATGGAAGAGACTCCATTCTAAAATGACGCCATAAATACCTCGACAAGGATTGCATATAAACCCAGATGACATGACCTAGTGGGTATAATATACCCCGTCCCTTATTTAcatccctttctttttttttttaaaaaaaaaaaaaaaaaaaaacaattgCACAAAGCAGGGTGTAGTCAAGGTCATACTCCGGACACGGTAATCAAAAGAACTGCCGGCTACGGCGACAACCAAAATGGATCGGAACGATCGAGAATCTCTGCGGGGACGATGTGGTACTCCGGAGTCAGACACGTCTACCTATTACGAGAGAGGGTTGGGGCCTCGGCAGAAAGAGGTGGGACTCCCTAGGTATCAGTCCTCGAGTGCTAATCGTCGATCTTCCGTGTTTCGGGTCTATGGGGAAAATCGGGGCTTTCGAGAATGATTCCCGGATATTCTGCACTGTTTACCTCAGAAGACCACCGTCCTCGGAGCCGTTTGTTTgtggtctttttttcttcccgCTTGCTTTCCGCCGGGTCCCGAATTCGTTCCTTGGATAGCCCAGATCGGGGTGTAGAATATCACAGGGCGAGCTTGAATTGATTGTTCATGGTGGGGCTAGTGACATCTGATCAACATAGAAAACACATCATCACAGTAAAATTTGGACGGTGGAAAAGTATGAGGTATTCGTGGAGTAGAGGGGATGCTGACGTTTGGGCTCTTAGGCTTGGGATTTTGTCTGGGTATCTACTACATGTCGTACAAATAATCGCTGATGCTTGATCAACCTCCAGTGGCTCCTCCTGTAGGCGCTGCTCGAGTCGCGGCGGGGGTGGGCGTCAAAGGTACCTCCCCGCTAAGAAAAAGTCCGTCAACCCTCTTCTCTGTAGTAGAGTCGGCCTGACCCTCAGCCTTGTCGGTCGGCAGTGTTACTGTGCCTGGACCGGGCTTCCCTGTAAATCGCTCGGGTACGCCACGGGCAGCCTCAGCCGGCCCGACAAAGCAGCCAAGCATCGAGCTCCAGATATACCCTTCCGACAGCAGACGGCGAATTTGGCCATATGCGTATGAATTGGCGTAAGGAAGAGCGGTTTCTGGATCGCGATAACGCGATGGCAATGAGGTGATGACGCAAAGCGAGGACGAGATTTCTATAACTTGATGTTAGCCTTACACATTCCTATCAACGAATCAAAATGATGCGTACTTGTCAAGCGAGCTGGCTTTTTGGCGTTGAAGTACATGCTGTATTTGCGATGGTTGGCGGTCGCATAATCAAAGTTTTCCAAGATTGTAAGACAGCGCCCCGTGTGCtcaatcactggagggggTTCTGGAGTCTCTGGTTGTGCTGGTTCCTTCACCATTCCATTCGATAATTGTGATTCGGACTGTAATGAGGATGGTTGGTTTAGGCTCTGAGCTGGGGCATTTTCGGGCACCGTGGCTTGACCGGGTACTGCAGTGGCTGGCAGGGCTTGAAGGGCCAGTGGAATTCCAGAGCTGGTAGTCGTGACTGGTTCAATTGGTCGAGAGTCATCCACTGGCGGTACTTCTTGTACAGTCGTCCCAGTAGCATGTGATATAGGGATCTCTATCGAAGTCGGTTGGGCACTGGCAACTTGCGGAGGGGCCAAGCCTGTCTGGCCCTTTGATCCTGGACCTTCTTGATTAACCTTGGTAGAACATGTGGCCGCTGCAGCCGCATGAGGTTGGTCAATATCCATAACATCGTCGTGCTTGGCGGGGGACCGCTCAGACAATTTTTGGGCAGAGCCATTGCCCGCAGAATCTAATGCATGACGAGACGCTGGAATTTCCACAGCAAACATCCTTCTCTCCGATTTAGACGACTCCGAGGGTTGCCTTTCAGCGGTGATAGACTGATCTTGCACAGAGAGTGGTATTGGTGTATTTGCGTCAAAATCTAGGACCTTCGTTTCTACAGCCTCATTCTTGCTCTGCTCGGCATGTGACGTGATTGACTTCGTCTCCGAAGAGGTTGCATCTGGTTGGTTGACGTTCGCCCCAGAAGACACCACGAGGGTGTCTGCATTTTCTGTAGTCGAAGCTGCGGGTGGCTTATTTTCAGGCGTCTTTTGGTCTAATGTGaaggaggggggagggggggcTGGATTTGCTGGACCAGTAACTGCATGGAAGTCTGGTGGTGGTTGTGATGAGCCTGTGGTAGAGGAAGAGGCAGGGGCGGGTCCAACGGTGGTTGTTGGCTCCAAGGCCTTTGACTCCGCCGCAGCCTTCTCTttatcttctttctctttctttctcttcctcgatTCTTCTTTATCTGCCTTTGGTTTGATGTCGATTTTGCCCACCCGTGTGAGACGCCCATTCGTCCATGTAGCCACACCACTCCAGTAGGAAATCACCGGACCATCGAGACGGCGATTTTGTAGTGCTTCGATCCTCGCTCGTCTTTCGTccgcttttcttttttccgaCAGCTCCCAGCGGTTCAAACTTTTGCTGTTAAGCCGTTCCACTCTTGCAGCCTCAGCAAGATGATCTTCCTGGGTCATCTCTTTCGGCTTCAGATGCGCTTTCCGCTTCTCTGCCTCCTTCATTGTAGCGATGATGCGGACTCGTTTTTCCTGGCTGTCCTTGAGACGAGCATGCGTAAGCTCCTTATTGACCATAGTCTGTCGACGCGATGACTGCCGAGTAGGCCCATCCTCCACCGTGGGAATCCACGAGATGCGCTCTGACTTTTTCTTCGGACGAGGAGCGGCGGACATGGCGGATGGGGCGGTCGGGTCGATTTTGACGCGTTTGCGCAAGGTCTGAAACCGGAGATCATTCAGGGCTCTGCGCTTCTTGCGCTCGTCCTTTTGTAGTTTCTGTTCGCCCTCGTAATCGTTCTGCGCGTTCGGTCCCtggtcttcatcttcgtccgACGATTCAAGCAAGTCATCCTCTGCGTCGGGGTCTGCCACGTCCGCAAAATCATTATCGTCTTCGACTTCTTCAAAAAGAAGAGCCAAGTCATCATCGGCGGCAGCTTCAAGGAGGGCAGACATATGCAGTCCTGCGGTACTTCGTTTCGCGCGCCCTCTGACCAATGACTCCACGGgcatctcctcttcctcccaaAACTGAGTCCCAGATGAGGGAGCTTCTTCCACAACGTCGGCCATGGTGCTACTGGCGCCTTAAAATGGACGATGAAGCATCGGACACGAGAAGGGGACGCGCGCGCGACAAACTATGCTTGAATCGCGAGTCAATGGTCAGCACCAATTTGGAAAACTATAGCATATAGGTTATGAACTCTGCCACACGATTAAATATGGGCTGTTGAAGTGATGGAAAGATACCGCAAGTTGGCAAGCTAAGTGAGTGGCTTGAACAGATAGTGGCGAGAAAGAGAAGTTGATGCCTCAGGCGAACAGAAATGATCTAACCAATGGTCTTCACCAACGTGTTTACACCGACCTTCAAGTAACGACACAAGGTTTCTCTAATAGTTCATTTGGTCATAACCTCCATTGCATAGTGACTGGTACCACTCCTACCGTTATTCTAAAAGTGACAATCCACCTTTTCATAGACCACGATGCCATGAATCATGGCATCTCCCGGTTTTTCCGCCAACCGCCCCAAAATACTTCTAGAGGCTTTGTGAACACGGTGAAGTTCCAGAATGCACCCTGGATTTCTTCAAGCTAGCAATCGACAGATAGACGTTACAACATGTTATAGTTGCACCTTTAACACAGCCACCTTGACCAACCCGAGAGGGTTCTCGGCCTGACGCCTGTGATAGGGAACGAGGACGAGGACACGTACCTGACCCGTATCCCTTGCGCGCACTCAAAACGCCGTCTTTTGTCGTTTCAACCCCTCAATCAATTCTCCTTACATGACCGATTGCATCATATCTCATACATTAGGACGATATTCTCACATTTCTGATGAGCCTGCTTCCTCCATGTCCTGTCAAGGACTCAAGCGTCGAGACATGACGCATTGGAATGcggggcttttttttgggtttccaCTCTTGTCTCTCTTTTCGTGGTCATGCCATGAGCGCTTTTCTTCCGAGTGAACTTTGAATTGGGCTTTTCTGGAGGGATTGCTGGGCCTTCAAAGGCCTCGCATCTGTACTATACCTCTACGCCCCTTATAGATTCGTTGATACCTTACCATGTCTAGGTCTGCCTGAATGATGAAGTCGATGGGGCTGAGCCATTGCCAAAACGCCTGGAGGAACTACCAATTCCTCATCTTTTGTTCTCTTTTGAATGTTCGGATGGTAGAACATACACAACACGCAGTTAAGTACTTGTAGATGTTCGTCTAGGTAGTGATGCATCTTGAACATGTTAGAACTCGATTGAGAATGAAACCAATCATATAGTTATAGCGTAAATTGATCCAAATACATTCAATTAACCATATTCCATGTTTTAAACCCCAAAATTCATCTGAATCAACAATGGAATTGTGGGTGAAGCTGAACGAGGGCCCTCCACCAACCACAGCAATCTTCCTCGGGCATCCGGCCAGCTCCCCAACAtctcttctccttcttttcctctcccCTTCTGATCCTCCCTTTGACTTTTTCCTCacctctcttttttttatttctttGGCTTTCTGCATTCTTATGGTGAATTCAACTCTCGGTTAGCGTCGAAGACACTCTCGGAGCGCAACACTAACTCACCTCCAGCCATCTCGATCCCTTTGGACCCGGATCATCCTTTCCATCTTTTACTTCTCACCTGACGCACTTCGTGCCAGACCATCCTTGTGAATTTGCCGTGTTTTTGAGCATTTGACGACTATAGAAAAGGACtagttgttttttttctttcgttCAAATCGATCAACTCGACTGCTTTGGGATACCCGCAGATCGTCAAACGTCCCGCGAAAACGGTGAGATTATCGTCAAAGACCCTTGACACTGCACAGCGGTGCTTGCATTTGGAAAGCATCGGGTTAGGTACGAAACAACCTCACGATCCATTTCGACTTTGTGGAATTGCTTTGTCAACCCCTCCCACTTTgcgaccccccccccccccccccccccaacaacaacaacaacacacACATTTCGAACACCAACTAATTTCGACTTCTGTTTCTAGGGTGCTCTCAACCCTTCGCTCTATTCTTATTCCATGATTCCTGCCCCACAATCTTGAACGACAAAGCTACATTTTAATTTCTGACTTTGCTCCGTTTTGGCATTCACGCGGAGATCACATTCTGGAAGATCTTCGGGGACCGCCTTGCTGCAGGCGTAAAGTGTTAATCCATAATTTTGCCGGTTTCGCGACCTGACGGCCAGATGAATTTCAATTACATCCCAACCACCCAGCCCATGTCGGGTACCTCGACGGGACGCAGCTCTCCCAGTGAACTGACCGGGTCTGGGAACCCAAGAATGCCGTTTGGACCTTCTCCAGGGTCCATTGGCAGTTCGAGGCCGGGGGCTGGCTCCCCTTCTCATGATTTGGCATCACGTCTGTACTCGAAGCGGTAGGTTTGCTTTCAGTGGGATACGCAACTGCATCAAGTGGCTGACactttaattttttttcacagAGCCCGTGAAATTCAAGCGCAAGAAGGCATTTCTCCCAGTATTTGGGGCCCTCCGACTAGCGGCCATTCAACCCCGCTTCGCGAGAATATTCCCGAATCGCCGAGTCAAGATAGCTTTCCCGATCTGATTACTACCACCAACGGCTCGATGGACAGCCCTGGCCGCCGCGCCCGCGCTGGAACGGTTCCATCACGTTTCCCTCCATTGGGCACACTGAATGAGATGGATTTTCAGCAGCCTTATATGCCACAAACTTCACGGCCAACACCCTCAACTAGTCCTTTTAGGCCCCCCGGCGTTTCCGGCATAGATGCAGGTTCAAAGGTTGTGAGTGCAACTGGTGTGCCCAACCCAGCATCGCTATCTCGCCTTCGAGCTGGCTCCATGCCGCAAAGAAGTAACTTCTTGGGAGGGGGCGGCCCCTTCGGTCCATCACTGTTTTCAACCAACTGGTCGACGAGTCGTGAGAGGGCTACAACATTAACCAGCATTCGGTCTTCGGAAGGGCCGACTTCGCCTAGCCACTCTTCTTTCTCGAGAGATGGACTTGCGGACACCGATGTGAAGACCTTGGATTACTTGGGCCTTGCTGAGACCCCTCAACAGGGAATGGCCTCTCTTACACGTCCCTCGATGGAAGTTTtgatgcagcagcagcaacagcaagcTTCGGCGCTGCCGCCACTCCTGGCTGAGCtggcgatgatgaagaaCAATAATCGATTCCGATCATACTCTGTCAATGCTAAGGAGAAGTACGCGGACGACGAGGATCTTGAGTATGAGAGCCGCTACTCCCAACTTCCTTCAGGCACCTTGACGCCAACCGCCGCTGCAACTGCCGCGCAACTTGCCGCCACACAGGCCCAGATTCACCAGCATAATCTTGCTGTCCAGGCTTTTGCCAGCCATGCATCTGTCAGCAGACCCCGGGCGCGAACTGCTGGCATTTTAGAAGCACCTCCTCAGCGATCATCCATCCGCAACTACCTCGCCACACCTTCCCGCCTTGATAACAGCTTCAGTGCTGCCGACCTGCAGATTCCCGAGAATGGTGAGTATGACGAGTTGTCCGAGGCAGTTCAACTGATGCATCTTGGCGGCAACGGTATTCCCGTGATGGGTAGCCGACAGGCCGGTGAGATGGCGGATGAGAACAACCAGGATGGCCCTACCCGGGCACTTTGGATTGGTAGCATTCCTGTATCCACAACTGTCACGTCACTAGAGGCCATCTTTGGCATATATGGAAAGATTGAGTCAACCCGTGTTCTAACTCACAAGAACTGTGGGTTTGTCAACTTTGATCGCCTTGACAGCGCTGTGCAAGCCAAGTCGCTGCTCAATGGCAAGGAGATTTTCCCAGGCGCAGGCCCCGTAAGAATTGGTTATGCCAAGGTTCCTGGTGCATCGGCCACTGGTACTCCTGGTGCAAATGGCATCCAATCGTCTCCAACTCCTGACCAAAACTTCAGATCAAGTCTCGCAGCAGCAGATGGGGCAAATCAAGCAGACAACGCCCATATCATCCCTCAGGTTCCCGCTCTGGCTGATCTGTTGCCTGAGATGGTGCAAATTGTGCAAGAATTCGGCGCAACTGAAAATGACTTGAAGAACATCACGACAAGTATTCAAACTTCCATTGCGTTCCAAGCCTTCGAGGATGAAATCCCATCGGTCCAGGAAACGAGCCAGTCCCGGATGTTCGACGCCCCTCGTCTCCGTGACATTCGGAAGCGCATTGACAATGGCGCCTGTTCGATCCAAGAGATTGAGGAGACTGCCGAGGCCATGCTTCCTGAGGTTGCAGAGCTCGCGTCCGATTATTTGGGCAACACAGTGGTTCAGAAACTGTTCGAATTCTGCTCTGAATCCACCAAGGAGCAGATGCTGTCTCACATTGCACCCCATCTTTCTGAAATTGGTGTTCACAAGAACGGTACTTGGGCTGCGCAGAAGATCATTGATGTCGCGAAGACTCCTGGGCAGATGCAGTTGATTGTTGATGCTCTCCGCCCATACACTGTTCCTCTTTTCTTGGATCAGTATGGAAACTACGTTTTGCAGTGCTGCCTGCGATTTGCCAGCCCCTTCAACAGCTTCATCTTTGAGTCTATGCTCAACCGAATGTGGGAAATCGCCCAAGGACGTTTCGGCGCCCGAGCAATGCGAGCTTGTCTCGAAagccaccatgccaccaaggATCAGCAGCGGATGCTTGCATCTGCCATTGCTCTCCACAGTGTGCAGCTGGCTACTAATGCCAACGGAGCTCTTTTGCTCACTTGGTTCCTTGATACGTGCACATTCCCTCGCCGCCGAACAGTGTTGGCTCCGAGACTCGTGCCTCACCTTGTTCACCTCTGCACGCACAAGGTTGCCTACTTGACTGTCCTCAAGGTGATCAACCAGCGTAACGAGCCAGATGCTCGGGACATAGTTCTTAAGGCACTCTTCTTCAGCCCCGGCGATGAAATTTTGGAGAAGATCCTGAGTGATCAGACATCTGGTGCAACTCTGATCTTCAAGGTCTTGACTACTCCGTTCTTTGACGAGTCAATGCGGACTGAGGTCGTGAAGAACGTGTCCAAGGTTCTCACGAAGCTCAAAGCTTCCCCAAGCCAAGGCTATAAGCGTCTAATGGATGAAGTGGGCCTCTCTTCACGAGGTAACGGGCGGGAGCATCACCATGGACGTGAGCACTCCACCCCGGAGAAATCGCAACACCGGCAATCCTCTCGTCACGGGAGCACAGGTTATCCGGCCCAGCCGTCCATGGACAGACAATACAATGGGCAGTTTGCTCCCAACACGTTTGGACAGAACCCTGACAACCGTCCGATCTCCGCTGACCAGTCCAACCCTCCGTCCCTTGATCTATACTCGAGCAACGGGCTCGGAAACCACTTGACCGGTCTTGCCGGTGCAGGCGGATACAGCCAGGAACCTCTGAGTCACCAGCAGCTGCAATACCAAGCCTTCCTTGCCGCACAGGCTCGTGGCGTTTCCACGGGCTACCCTGGCATTCCGGGCGCCAGCTACGGCTACTCAACTGGCTCCCCTGCTGTGGACAGCTTACGATCTATGCAACCGCAGCAGGTTCCCTCGCTGTCCACCGGGCCGGGCCAGATGCTTTCCCAGAACAACTACCAACAGTTCAGCCCCGTTGGCAACCCTGCCCAGATGTATCAATATCCTCTGCAATACTACCCCCAGGCACAGCCTGTGCAGGGGCAATCGGGCGGAGGCCGACGTGGACGGGTGAGTTCATTCTCGGATCGGCCCTAAACCGTGTGCTGCGGCAAAACTAACGTACATGCCTTGCGCCTAGCCTTGATCCCATCTTCGCGTATGATTTATAATCGATCTACCTTACCATCTACATGTATAAATTTTCTCGACCAtcacttcttcttttttttctcatttttgaaatttttcaTGGAGACCAAGCGGGTTTATCTAGCTACGTGTTGTGATTTCACTGTCCTATCTCTTTGCCCTGATCGGACGCTGGATCGCCGGCAGGGGTAAATCGGACCCGGGAGAGGAACTGGATGCATGGGGATTCGGTGGTGAAAAAAAGTCTTGTGTCTCTTCTGGGTGGAGGCCCAGTTTTGTATCTTCTTCAGCGTTTTGAATGACCTTTTACCTTGTGATCGTTATGATGGagctttttctcttctgtcTATTGTTTTAAGATCGAGATTTTGGCTGCCTAGTGGAAGCATAGTGAATTGATGCAGATGTGAAAAGATACGATGTCATGGTGAATGTAAATAATTTGAATCTAGTCGAATTGAGAAGAATCAACTTTATCAAAATCCCTCCAATGTTGAATTTATCTGAGGCCGAGTTCTGAAACCTCCACACCTACCCGGTGCAACCCGCTCACTTTCACCATCACCAACTAGGGAAAGAGAAATTCAGAGATGAGCAATACTAGCCAAGAGG
Proteins encoded:
- a CDS encoding Signal transducer, putative codes for the protein MADVVEEAPSSGTQFWEEEEMPVESLVRGRAKRSTAGLHMSALLEAAADDDLALLFEEVEDDNDFADVADPDAEDDLLESSDEDEDQGPNAQNDYEGEQKLQKDERKKRRALNDLRFQTLRKRVKIDPTAPSAMSAAPRPKKKSERISWIPTVEDGPTRQSSRRQTMVNKELTHARLKDSQEKRVRIIATMKEAEKRKAHLKPKEMTQEDHLAEAARVERLNSKSLNRWELSEKRKADERRARIEALQNRRLDGPVISYWSGVATWTNGRLTRVGKIDIKPKADKEESRKRKKEKEDKEKAAAESKALEPTTTVGPAPASSSTTGSSQPPPDFHAVTGPANPAPPPPSFTLDQKTPENKPPAASTTENADTLVVSSGANVNQPDATSSETKSITSHAEQSKNEAVETKVLDFDANTPIPLSVQDQSITAERQPSESSKSERRMFAVEIPASRHALDSAGNGSAQKLSERSPAKHDDVMDIDQPHAAAAATCSTKVNQEGPGSKGQTGLAPPQVASAQPTSIEIPISHATGTTVQEVPPVDDSRPIEPVTTTSSGIPLALQALPATAVPGQATVPENAPAQSLNQPSSLQSESQLSNGMVKEPAQPETPEPPPVIEHTGRCLTILENFDYATANHRKYSMYFNAKKPARLTKISSSLCVITSLPSRYRDPETALPYANSYAYGQIRRLLSEGYIWSSMLGCFVGPAEAARGVPERFTGKPGPGTVTLPTDKAEGQADSTTEKRVDGLFLSGEVPLTPTPAATRAAPTGGATGG
- a CDS encoding RNA binding protein Jsn1, putative, whose translation is MSGTSTGRSSPSELTGSGNPRMPFGPSPGSIGSSRPGAGSPSHDLASRLYSKRAREIQAQEGISPSIWGPPTSGHSTPLRENIPESPSQDSFPDLITTTNGSMDSPGRRARAGTVPSRFPPLGTLNEMDFQQPYMPQTSRPTPSTSPFRPPGVSGIDAGSKVVSATGVPNPASLSRLRAGSMPQRSNFLGGGGPFGPSLFSTNWSTSRERATTLTSIRSSEGPTSPSHSSFSRDGLADTDVKTLDYLGLAETPQQGMASLTRPSMEVLMQQQQQQASALPPLLAELAMMKNNNRFRSYSVNAKEKYADDEDLEYESRYSQLPSGTLTPTAAATAAQLAATQAQIHQHNLAVQAFASHASVSRPRARTAGILEAPPQRSSIRNYLATPSRLDNSFSAADLQIPENGEYDELSEAVQLMHLGGNGIPVMGSRQAGEMADENNQDGPTRALWIGSIPVSTTVTSLEAIFGIYGKIESTRVLTHKNCGFVNFDRLDSAVQAKSLLNGKEIFPGAGPVRIGYAKVPGASATGTPGANGIQSSPTPDQNFRSSLAAADGANQADNAHIIPQVPALADLLPEMVQIVQEFGATENDLKNITTSIQTSIAFQAFEDEIPSVQETSQSRMFDAPRLRDIRKRIDNGACSIQEIEETAEAMLPEVAELASDYLGNTVVQKLFEFCSESTKEQMLSHIAPHLSEIGVHKNGTWAAQKIIDVAKTPGQMQLIVDALRPYTVPLFLDQYGNYVLQCCLRFASPFNSFIFESMLNRMWEIAQGRFGARAMRACLESHHATKDQQRMLASAIALHSVQLATNANGALLLTWFLDTCTFPRRRTVLAPRLVPHLVHLCTHKVAYLTVLKVINQRNEPDARDIVLKALFFSPGDEILEKILSDQTSGATLIFKVLTTPFFDESMRTEVVKNVSKVLTKLKASPSQGYKRLMDEVGLSSRGNGREHHHGREHSTPEKSQHRQSSRHGSTGYPAQPSMDRQYNGQFAPNTFGQNPDNRPISADQSNPPSLDLYSSNGLGNHLTGLAGAGGYSQEPLSHQQLQYQAFLAAQARGVSTGYPGIPGASYGYSTGSPAVDSLRSMQPQQVPSLSTGPGQMLSQNNYQQFSPVGNPAQMYQYPLQYYPQAQPVQGQSGGGRRGRP